In Cryptomeria japonica chromosome 10, Sugi_1.0, whole genome shotgun sequence, a genomic segment contains:
- the LOC131056602 gene encoding uncharacterized protein LOC131056602: protein MEGQFRWGDNTSADLKLWLTGLNGEKYQRNPVYLHSPILKRSEFFQVMMSERWSSGKPTKISVTTSHNFDDYLKCIQFMYDEPVYFSNVEECLTLLSVASELLVDVCIKKCMQYLEAVRWNAEQEFQIRNVLSSLGLKPLPDLAARFDKEGVDHRILEHRMINLLFSFIKDGQATETNVENAQKYIMGIFEGNTSKDIKVCGGVLLREFKSAIGSFKFPTISLLFKFIEHCDGEILKAAYLAFCEDIQCTKRVREWNEVVKTSPSVFNNHVVKIPKYKYNHLEENVEVVIYTIIWFMKATGDGKIIISRASRISFLKTWLQIVKEFCYGKLDELPFKSSTVFSNALFLRSVFKFIEQCDEAVLKAAFIEFCEDPKFTEHMKAFIVFCEGAEFREKRSMCQEFREDVSFTITWFMQAIGDGKIIISRDSRISFLTTWLPIMAELCCERPRKLGQLERQLGELDKAAVNVVESLPLIDRRRICMLWTKVYKKYDIDIATPLTLFKCSHRNVKK from the coding sequence ATGGAAGGTCAGTTTAGATGGGGAGATAACACCTCTGCAGATTTGAAATTGTGGTTGACAGGCCTAAATGGCGAGAAATACCAAAGAAATCCAGTTTATCTCCATTCTCCGATTCTCAAAAGATCAGAGTTTTTTCAAGTCATGATGTCAGAGCGCTGGTCATCCGGTAAACCAACCAAAATAAGTGTAACCACTTCTCATAACTTCGATGACTATTTAAAATGCATTCAATTCATGTATGACGAGCCTGTGTATTTCTCCAATGTTGAGGAATGCCTCACCCTTCTTTCAGTTGCTTCTGAATTGTTGGTTGATGTGTGCATCAAAAAATGCATGCAATATTTGGAAGCTGTTCGTTGGAATGCGGAGCAGGAATTCCAAATTcgaaatgtgctctcttctctgggaTTGAAACCTTTACCAGATTTAGCTGCAAGGTTTGATAAGGAAGGCGTGGACCATAGAATTTTGGAGCATAGGATGATCAATCTCCTGTTTTCTTTTATTAAAGACGGGCAGGCAACTGAAACAAACGTGGAAAACGCACAGAAATATATAATGGGCATATTCGAAGGAAATACATCTAAAGATATTAAAGTATGTGGGGGTGTGCTTTTGCGAGAGTTCAAATCAGCCATTGGCTCTTTTAAATTCCCAACAATAAGCTTGCTCTTCAAATTTATCGAGCATTGTGACGGAGAGATACTCAAAGCTGCATACCTAGCTTTTTGTGAAGATATACAATGTACTAAGCGTGTTAGGGAATGGAATGAGGTAGTGAAGACATCCCCTTCTGTATTCAATAACCATGTGGTGAAGATACCCAAATATAAGTACAATCACCTagaagaaaatgttgaagttgTGATCTACACTATAATCTGGTTTATGAAGGCTACAGGAGACGGAAAGATTATAATTTCAAGAGCTTCtcgaatttcttttctcaaaacttGGCTACAGATCGTGAAAGAATTCTGTTATGGGAAACTTGATGAGCTACCGTTCAAATCATCGACCGTTTTTTCTAATGCATTATTTCTAAGGTCGGTCTTTAAATTTATTGAGCAATGTGACGAAGCGGTACTGAAAGCTGCATTCATTGAGTTTTGTGAAGATCCAAAATTTACGGAGCATATGAAGGCATTCATTGTTTTTTGCGAAGGTGCAGAATTTAGGGAGAAGAGGTCCATGTGCCAAGAATTTCGGGAAGATGTGTCCTTCACTATAACCTGGTTTATGCAGGCCATAGGAGATGGAAAGATAATAATTTCAAGAGATTCTCGAATTTCTTTTCTCACAACATGGCTACCAATCATGGCAGAATTGTGCTGCGAAAGACCAAGAAAACTTGGACAACTTGAAAGACAACTTGGGGAGCTTGATAAAGCAGCTGTTAACGTTGTTGAGAGCCTCCCTCTAATTGACAGGAGACGTATTTGCATGCTATGGACCAAGGTTTACAAGAAGTATGACATCGACATCGCTACGCCATTAACTTTGTTTAAATGTTCCCATCGTAATGTTAAAAAATGA